CCCGATTCTGATGGAGTTACGCGTGTCTTCAAGACGCCTCTTCCGCCCGTTGCTTGCCCTTCTGCTGATCGGCACCGCGGGTGTCTATAGCGCTGCAAAAGCGCAGACTCAACCGAAGGCCCCCGACACGATGGAAGCGCGCGTGCAAGGCTGCACGGCTTGCCACGGCTCGCATGGACAAGGCACCGACAACGACTACTTCCCGCGCCTCGCGGGCAAGCCGGCGGAATATCTGTTCAATCAGTTGCAAAACTTCCGTGAAGGGCGCCGCAAGTACCCGCCGATGAACTACCTCGTCACGTATCTCTCCGACGACTACCTGCATCAGATCGCCACCTTCTTCTCGCAGCAGCGCCCGCCGTATCCGACGCCGGCCAAGCCGACGGTCTCGGCCGCCACGCTCGCGCGCGGCGAGCAGATCGTGCTGCACGGTGATGCGTCGAAGCAGGTGCCCGCTTGCGCGGCCTGCCATGGCAAGGCGCTCACCGGTATGGAGCCGGCGATCCCAGGTCTCGTCGGTTTGCACGCCGACTACATTAGCGCGCAGCTCGGCTCGTGGCGCTCGGGCACGCGTCGCGCGATCGCGCCGGACTGCATGCACACCATCGCCACGCGCCTGAGCGACGAAGACGTGAACGCCGTCGCGGCCTGGCTTTCCACGCGGCAGGCTCCGCAAAACCCCGTGCCGGCTCCGGCCCGCTCCTTGAAGACTCCGCTTGCCTGCGGCAGCGAACCGCAATAAGGCGCCGGGAGAGACATTCAAATGAAACGCAAGTCTTTGTTCGCCCTCTCGGCAGTCGTCGTAGTCGCGGCCGCCGCTCTCGTTCCCGTCCTCTGGTCGGGCGGCGACAATCTGCATAGCAGCGGCGCGGCGGTGGCGGCAACGCCCGCGGACCAGGCTGACCTGGTCAAGAAGGGCGAGTACCTCGCCCGCGCCGGCGACTGTATCGCCTGCCACACGGTGCGCGGCGGCCAGCCGTTCGCGGGCGGCCTACCGATGGCCACGCCGTTCGGCACGATGTTCACGCCGAACATCACGCCCGACGACCAGTACGGCATCGGCAAGTGGACCCAGGACGACTTCTATCGCGCGATGCACACCGGCCGCTCGAAAGACGGCAGCCTGCTCTATCCAGGCTTTCCGTTCACGAGCTATACGAAGGTCACGCGCGCCGACTCCGATGCGATCTATGCCTACCTGCGCTCGGTCGCGCCGGTCAACGTGCCGAGCCGTCCGCACGAACTGAAATTCCCGTTCAACCAGCGCAACATGCTGATCGGCTGGCGCACGCTGTTCTTCCGTGAAGGCGAGTTCAAGCCTGATCCGACCAAGTCGGTCGAATGGAACCGTGGTGCGTATCTGGTCGAAGGCCTCGGCCACTGCGGCATGTGCCACACGTCGATCAACGCGATGGGCGGCCCGGTCAATTCGGCGGCGTTCGCTGGCGGTCTGATTCCGTTGCAGAACTGGTACGCGCCGTC
Above is a window of Paraburkholderia sprentiae WSM5005 DNA encoding:
- a CDS encoding c-type cytochrome; this translates as MELRVSSRRLFRPLLALLLIGTAGVYSAAKAQTQPKAPDTMEARVQGCTACHGSHGQGTDNDYFPRLAGKPAEYLFNQLQNFREGRRKYPPMNYLVTYLSDDYLHQIATFFSQQRPPYPTPAKPTVSAATLARGEQIVLHGDASKQVPACAACHGKALTGMEPAIPGLVGLHADYISAQLGSWRSGTRRAIAPDCMHTIATRLSDEDVNAVAAWLSTRQAPQNPVPAPARSLKTPLACGSEPQ
- a CDS encoding c-type cytochrome; the encoded protein is MKRKSLFALSAVVVVAAAALVPVLWSGGDNLHSSGAAVAATPADQADLVKKGEYLARAGDCIACHTVRGGQPFAGGLPMATPFGTMFTPNITPDDQYGIGKWTQDDFYRAMHTGRSKDGSLLYPGFPFTSYTKVTRADSDAIYAYLRSVAPVNVPSRPHELKFPFNQRNMLIGWRTLFFREGEFKPDPTKSVEWNRGAYLVEGLGHCGMCHTSINAMGGPVNSAAFAGGLIPLQNWYAPSLTSNREAGLGDWDLKDIADLLKTGVSSRGAVFGPMAEVVHNSLQYLSTEDINAMATYLKTIPQKSEAPEPLQLETSEKFGGELLKQGQKIYADNCAKCHEENGLGRPPAFPPLANNQSIQMPSAVNPIRMVLNGGYPPSTDGNPHPYGMPPFAQALSNQEVAAVVTYIRMSWGNHGTAVSPQQVANLRSAPLD